The Shewanella sp. MTB7 genome includes a window with the following:
- a CDS encoding efflux RND transporter permease subunit, giving the protein MILTDLSVKRPVFASVISILLIVFGLVAFDKLPLREYPNIDPPVVSIQTNYRGASASVVESRITQLVEDRISGVEGIRHINSSSRDGRSTVTLEFDVGRDIEAAANDVRDRVSGLLNNLPEEAEPPEVQKANGGDEVIMWLNLVSDQMTTLQLTDYARRYLTDRLSVIDGVANIRIGGGKVYAMRVWIDRQALAARNLTVADIERVLRSENVELPAGSVESKERHFTVRVERSFRNPDDFANLVLSEGEDGYLIKLGDVAKVSIGSEEERITFRGNREAMIGLGVSKQSTANTLDVARAANALVDTINPTLPAGMEIKRSYDSSVFIEASVKEVYQTLFIAMLLVIIVIYLFLGSVRAMLIPAITVPVSLMATFIVLYALGYTINLLTLLAMILAIGMVVDDAIVVLENIHRRIEEGDSPLKAAYLGSREVAFAVVATTLVLVAVFMPITFLEGDLGKLFKEFAVTMSAAVIFSSIVALTLSPMMCSKLLKPAGDDPWLVRKVDAGMSVVTGLYKRLLMKAMSHPYFIGSLVIIALACSVLLFKEVPQEFAPKEDRGSMFLIVNGPQGASFEYIESYMDEIETRLMPLVEAGEIKRLLIRAPRGFGRNADFSNGMAIIVLEDWSVRRSATEITGDIRRRLADLAGVRAFPIMRQAFGRGVGKPVQFVLGGPSYEELARWRDIILEKAKENPNLIGLDHDYKETKPQLRVIIDKDRAADLGVSISHIGRTLESMLGSRFVTTFMRDGEEYDVIVEGNRDNQNTAADLENIYVRSDRSQALIPLSNLVHVEEFADASQLNRYNRMRAITLEASLAEGYSLGEALIYLNALSATYLPAEAVISYKGQSLDYQESGSSMYFVFVLALGIVFLVLAAQFESYVHPIVIMLTVPLATLGALLGLWMTGQSLNIYSQIGIIMLVGLAAKNGILIVEFANQLRDKGVEFEQAIIQASSQRLRPILMTGITTAAGAVPLVLSQGAGAETRFVIGVVVLSGIVLATFFTIFIIPVAYTMFARHSGSPDAVAQALEKELAK; this is encoded by the coding sequence ATGATACTTACTGATCTGTCGGTAAAGCGACCGGTATTTGCTTCTGTTATCAGCATACTGTTAATTGTATTTGGCCTGGTTGCATTCGATAAACTGCCTTTAAGAGAATACCCCAATATCGATCCGCCCGTCGTGTCGATACAAACTAACTACCGAGGTGCCAGTGCATCAGTAGTAGAAAGCCGAATCACTCAATTGGTTGAAGATAGAATCAGTGGCGTCGAAGGGATCCGCCACATTAACTCTTCGAGTCGTGATGGTCGCTCGACGGTTACATTAGAGTTTGATGTTGGCAGAGACATAGAGGCTGCAGCCAATGATGTCAGAGATCGCGTATCTGGGTTACTCAATAATTTACCTGAAGAGGCTGAGCCTCCAGAAGTGCAAAAAGCCAACGGTGGTGATGAAGTGATCATGTGGTTGAACCTTGTTTCTGATCAGATGACGACACTACAACTCACCGACTATGCCCGGCGTTACCTGACCGACCGTTTATCTGTGATTGACGGTGTGGCAAATATTCGCATCGGTGGTGGTAAAGTTTATGCCATGCGTGTCTGGATCGATCGACAAGCCTTAGCGGCGAGAAATCTGACCGTTGCCGACATTGAAAGAGTTCTGCGCTCGGAAAATGTTGAGTTACCAGCAGGCTCAGTTGAATCAAAGGAGCGACATTTCACTGTTAGGGTTGAGCGTAGTTTTCGTAATCCCGATGACTTTGCCAATTTAGTCCTTAGCGAAGGTGAAGATGGATATCTGATCAAGCTTGGTGATGTGGCTAAAGTCAGTATTGGTTCTGAAGAGGAGAGGATCACCTTTAGGGGCAACCGTGAAGCTATGATAGGCCTAGGAGTCTCTAAGCAATCGACCGCCAATACCTTAGATGTTGCCAGGGCAGCCAATGCTTTAGTTGATACCATAAATCCAACCCTACCGGCTGGCATGGAGATTAAACGCTCTTATGACAGTTCAGTATTCATTGAAGCGTCGGTGAAAGAGGTGTACCAAACCCTCTTTATTGCGATGTTGCTGGTGATCATTGTTATTTATCTTTTTCTTGGCAGCGTAAGAGCGATGTTGATCCCGGCGATCACCGTTCCCGTCTCCTTGATGGCGACATTTATCGTGTTGTATGCCTTAGGGTATACCATTAATCTGTTGACACTATTAGCCATGATTTTGGCCATAGGCATGGTGGTTGATGATGCGATTGTGGTACTGGAAAACATACATCGGCGGATCGAGGAGGGTGATTCTCCCCTTAAAGCGGCTTACTTAGGTTCTCGAGAGGTGGCGTTTGCTGTTGTCGCAACCACCCTAGTGCTCGTGGCGGTGTTTATGCCGATCACTTTTCTTGAAGGTGATTTAGGTAAGTTGTTTAAAGAATTTGCCGTTACCATGAGCGCCGCCGTTATTTTTTCAAGTATTGTAGCGCTGACATTAAGCCCGATGATGTGTTCAAAATTGCTCAAACCAGCAGGGGATGATCCTTGGTTAGTGCGAAAAGTGGATGCTGGAATGAGTGTGGTGACAGGGTTATATAAACGCTTACTTATGAAAGCGATGTCGCATCCCTACTTTATTGGTTCATTGGTGATTATCGCATTAGCGTGCAGTGTATTACTGTTTAAAGAGGTACCGCAAGAGTTTGCTCCGAAAGAGGATAGGGGATCGATGTTCCTTATTGTAAATGGTCCACAAGGGGCAAGCTTTGAGTATATTGAATCCTATATGGATGAGATTGAAACTCGGTTGATGCCGTTGGTGGAGGCTGGAGAGATAAAGCGATTATTGATCCGTGCGCCAAGAGGTTTTGGCCGCAATGCTGATTTCTCAAATGGTATGGCGATTATTGTGCTCGAAGATTGGTCTGTGAGAAGAAGTGCCACCGAAATCACTGGGGATATACGCAGAAGATTAGCGGATTTAGCTGGAGTGAGAGCTTTTCCTATCATGAGGCAAGCATTTGGTCGTGGTGTCGGTAAGCCGGTGCAGTTTGTGCTCGGAGGTCCTAGCTATGAAGAGCTTGCTAGGTGGCGTGACATTATTCTTGAAAAGGCCAAAGAAAACCCTAACTTGATTGGTTTAGATCATGATTATAAAGAGACTAAACCTCAACTTAGGGTCATTATTGATAAAGATAGAGCCGCAGATCTTGGTGTTTCAATATCTCATATTGGGCGTACGCTTGAGTCAATGCTTGGCTCTCGATTCGTCACCACCTTTATGCGTGATGGCGAAGAGTATGATGTGATCGTTGAAGGGAATCGTGATAACCAAAATACCGCTGCAGATCTTGAAAATATCTATGTTCGCTCTGATAGAAGTCAAGCCTTGATCCCACTGTCTAATTTAGTCCATGTGGAAGAGTTTGCCGATGCTAGTCAGTTAAACCGCTATAATCGAATGCGCGCGATCACGCTCGAAGCTAGCTTGGCCGAAGGATATAGTTTAGGCGAAGCATTGATTTATCTTAATGCTCTGTCCGCAACTTACCTCCCTGCTGAAGCTGTCATCAGTTATAAAGGACAATCACTGGATTATCAGGAGTCGGGGAGCTCGATGTACTTTGTATTTGTACTCGCGCTTGGTATTGTTTTTTTGGTTTTAGCGGCGCAGTTTGAAAGTTATGTCCATCCTATTGTCATCATGTTGACCGTACCATTGGCGACACTTGGTGCGTTACTGGGCTTGTGGATGACAGGTCAGAGTTTGAATATATACAGCCAGATAGGGATTATTATGCTGGTGGGTTTAGCGGCGAAAAACGGGATCTTAATCGTGGAGTTTGCTAATCAACTCAGAGATAAGGGCGTTGAGTTTGAACAGGCGATAATACAGGCATCATCTCAGCGTTTAAGGCCAATTTTAATGACAGGAATAACTACCGCTGCAGGTGCTGTCCCTCTGGTATTATCCCAAGGCGCGGGGGCTGAAACTCGGTTTGTTATCGGCGTGGTTGTGCTTTCTGGCATCGTGCTGGCAACGTTTTTTACTATCTTTATTATCCCTGTTGCTTATACCATGTTTGCTCGACACTCAGGCTCCCCGGATGCTGTTGCTCAGGCGTTAGAAAAGGAGTTGGCCAAGTAA
- the iadA gene encoding beta-aspartyl-peptidase — translation MTSSIKQTPFILIKNANVYTPKPQGIMCLLIGGGRILYMGKDIPTLSQNLGVNEVDLQGRMLVPGFIDGHAHICGGGGESGFSTRVPPVPLSEFTLAGVTTVVGLLGTDDISRSTESLVSQVYGLREEGLSAYCYTGGYHLPPTTLTGSVKSDIVYIEPVIGVGELAISDHRSSQPTLNELLKVAADAHVARLMTNKAGVLHLHLGDGERGLSLVRDALTGSEIPARTFNPTHVNRKRELFEEACELTTRGCWIDVTAFETGDVGYEPEVALTRYIESDYPQEKLTISSDGGGCLPDFDCHGHLVKLDFGKSSSMTDVFRQLLMSGYSPEKVLPFFSTNVAQLLQFKNKGMLAQGMDADIVVFNDDLSVSHVMAKGDWHIFETVLCRKGMFE, via the coding sequence ATGACATCTTCTATTAAACAGACACCATTCATACTTATTAAAAATGCCAATGTTTATACCCCAAAGCCCCAAGGAATAATGTGTCTGCTTATTGGTGGAGGTCGAATTCTATACATGGGTAAGGATATCCCGACGTTAAGCCAAAATTTGGGTGTTAATGAGGTCGATTTACAAGGGCGAATGTTAGTACCAGGCTTTATCGATGGTCATGCTCATATTTGTGGTGGTGGAGGAGAGTCAGGTTTTTCCACTCGAGTCCCTCCAGTGCCATTGTCTGAGTTTACTTTGGCAGGTGTTACTACTGTGGTGGGGTTGTTGGGTACCGATGATATTAGCCGTTCTACTGAGTCACTAGTTTCGCAAGTATATGGGTTAAGAGAAGAGGGGCTTTCTGCGTATTGTTATACGGGGGGATACCATCTACCACCAACGACACTGACAGGTTCGGTAAAATCAGACATTGTTTACATTGAGCCCGTTATTGGTGTTGGAGAGCTCGCCATTAGCGATCACCGCTCAAGCCAACCTACGTTGAATGAGTTATTGAAAGTTGCTGCAGATGCACATGTTGCAAGATTAATGACGAATAAGGCGGGAGTCTTACATTTACATTTAGGGGATGGAGAACGTGGATTGTCATTAGTACGAGATGCATTAACGGGATCAGAAATACCTGCTCGTACTTTTAATCCAACCCATGTTAACCGTAAGCGAGAACTCTTTGAAGAGGCATGTGAATTGACGACGCGTGGCTGTTGGATTGATGTTACAGCTTTTGAGACTGGCGATGTGGGCTATGAACCTGAAGTTGCATTAACGCGTTATATTGAAAGTGATTATCCACAGGAGAAACTGACCATTAGCTCAGACGGTGGTGGTTGCTTGCCTGACTTTGATTGTCATGGTCATTTAGTTAAGTTAGATTTTGGCAAATCATCTTCAATGACTGATGTGTTTAGACAATTACTTATGTCAGGTTATTCACCTGAGAAAGTATTGCCATTTTTCAGCACAAATGTTGCACAACTTTTACAGTTTAAAAATAAGGGAATGCTTGCACAAGGTATGGATGCCGATATAGTAGTATTTAATGATGATTTGTCAGTTAGCCATGTGATGGCAAAGGGAGATTGGCATATTTTTGAAACCGTACTTTGCCGAAAGGGGATGTTTGAATAA
- a CDS encoding cyanophycinase, translating into MCPSPAHHSHSRGYVIPIGGAEEKINNPDILKKFIELCGGKDANIVIIPTASKLEDTGERYEKLFEELGAGYTYSLPITKRTDAKNEDLLQHLEEATGIFITGGNQLRLSTILGGTPVAQTIRRQNAQGTHVAGTSAGAAIISQHMIIGGSSGIVPTKDGVNLAPGLGLNNQLVIDQHFNQRNRLSRLLSAVSYNPFLIGIGLDEDTAAFINADNVFEVVGSGSVTVIDPSDCDHSSMAEASRGDVITIVNVKLHILSAGSHFDINNKVAMLD; encoded by the coding sequence ATGTGTCCTTCCCCTGCTCATCACAGTCATTCTCGTGGCTATGTGATCCCAATCGGCGGCGCCGAAGAAAAGATCAACAATCCAGATATATTAAAAAAGTTTATAGAATTATGTGGTGGCAAAGATGCCAATATCGTTATTATTCCAACCGCGTCTAAGTTGGAAGATACAGGTGAACGATATGAAAAGTTATTTGAAGAATTGGGCGCGGGTTATACATATTCATTGCCAATCACAAAAAGAACTGATGCAAAAAATGAAGACTTGCTGCAACATTTAGAAGAGGCTACGGGTATCTTTATCACAGGGGGGAATCAGTTAAGATTATCGACAATCCTTGGAGGAACACCTGTTGCGCAAACAATTCGCAGGCAAAATGCTCAGGGAACCCATGTTGCAGGTACTTCTGCAGGTGCTGCAATAATTTCTCAACATATGATCATAGGTGGTAGTTCTGGTATTGTACCAACAAAAGACGGCGTAAATCTCGCGCCTGGATTAGGCCTTAATAATCAATTGGTTATCGATCAACATTTTAATCAAAGGAATCGCTTATCTCGCCTATTAAGTGCGGTTTCGTATAATCCTTTCTTAATTGGTATTGGTTTAGATGAGGATACTGCGGCATTTATCAATGCAGATAATGTTTTTGAAGTTGTCGGTAGTGGCTCAGTCACGGTCATTGATCCCTCTGATTGTGATCATTCTTCGATGGCTGAAGCGAGTCGAGGCGATGTTATTACTATCGTCAATGTTAAGTTGCACATTTTGTCAGCTGGTTCGCACTTTGATATCAATAATAAAGTGGCCATGCTAGATTAA
- the cphA gene encoding cyanophycin synthetase, with translation MKISTTNIFVGPNVYANFPVMRYELNLGCLENWPSMKLGEHFVSALLDAIPTLQSHGCSYGEEGGFIRRLREDDGTWMGHIWEHVAIELQNLAGSDVSFGKTRSLPENGHYWVVYEYKHKDVGREAGILAQTLLISLLPESLQKELVTKIEADFDFKDELESFIRMAQRKEFGPSTGSLIKAAEERNIPWLRLNQYSLVQLGHGKYQQRIQATITSETKHIAVELSCDKEDTHNLLNDLGLPVPQQMMIYGKTQAIRAAKRIGYPVVLKPLNANHGRGVSINLNSEAEVEKGFVHASEHGTSRAVLVESFVTGFDHRMLVVNNELVAVAKRVPGHVKGDGELTISQLVDQVNEDPLRGIGHEKVLTRLELDLQANGLIEKSGYTPESILEKDQIFFLRSTANLSTGGTAIDVTDIVHPDNREMAVRAIKAIGLDVGGVDFLTDDISKSYKDIGGAIVECNAAPGFRMHVAPSEGKSRDVSGKVMDMLFPAGQRSRIPVAAITGTNGKTTTSRMLANIAKVAGYTTGMTSTDGVYIDGRLSVKGDMTGPKSAQIVLRDPSVDFAVLETARGGIVKRGLGYHESDVSCCINVTADHLGSRGIDTVQQLANVKRIVVEVAKDTAVLNADDKYCLEMADYCKAKHICYVTMDSGHGLVREHIRNGGKAVVLEKGINGDMITFYDNGAHIPLLWTHLIPSTMEGKALHNVQNAMFAAAMAYAFNISLDHISQGLRTFTNSFYQAPGRMNVFDEHPFKVILDYAHNPAAIKAITDLAMRLDVKGKRRIVMAMPGDRRDEDIIEAARICATGFDEFICKADDDRRRRGFDEVPKMLQQSLLAAGVTADQIQIIPSEIEAVEFVLSVSEPGDLVIVLGDNITRCWKQIVHFGDDGQTRNINEKPSSDYAEILFEPVEHAFLLEEGQRLVKDERGVRIVTQHDEEAD, from the coding sequence ATGAAAATATCTACGACCAATATATTTGTAGGCCCTAATGTTTATGCCAACTTTCCCGTTATGCGATATGAACTAAATTTAGGTTGTTTGGAAAACTGGCCATCTATGAAATTGGGTGAACATTTTGTATCTGCATTACTGGATGCCATTCCTACATTGCAGTCTCATGGTTGTTCTTATGGAGAGGAAGGTGGGTTTATACGACGCTTGAGAGAAGATGATGGCACCTGGATGGGGCATATTTGGGAGCATGTGGCGATTGAACTGCAAAACTTAGCAGGCTCAGATGTAAGTTTTGGTAAAACCCGCTCACTACCTGAAAACGGGCATTATTGGGTTGTGTACGAATACAAACATAAAGATGTTGGTAGAGAGGCTGGAATACTGGCACAAACCCTTTTAATTTCATTACTCCCTGAGTCGTTACAAAAAGAGTTAGTCACAAAAATAGAGGCTGATTTTGATTTTAAAGATGAGCTTGAATCTTTTATCAGAATGGCGCAACGAAAAGAGTTTGGTCCTAGCACGGGGTCGTTAATAAAGGCCGCCGAAGAGCGAAACATCCCTTGGTTACGATTGAATCAATATAGTCTAGTGCAATTAGGTCATGGTAAGTATCAACAACGTATTCAAGCAACAATAACGAGTGAAACTAAACATATCGCTGTTGAGTTATCCTGTGATAAAGAAGATACGCATAATTTATTAAATGATCTCGGTTTACCCGTTCCTCAGCAAATGATGATCTATGGTAAAACCCAAGCAATTAGAGCGGCTAAACGTATCGGTTACCCTGTGGTGTTAAAGCCTTTGAATGCGAATCATGGTCGTGGGGTTAGTATCAATCTAAACAGTGAAGCCGAAGTCGAAAAAGGTTTTGTTCATGCAAGTGAACATGGTACAAGCCGAGCTGTTTTAGTCGAGAGTTTTGTCACTGGTTTCGATCACCGAATGCTTGTCGTTAACAATGAGTTAGTGGCAGTGGCAAAACGCGTTCCGGGGCATGTTAAAGGTGACGGTGAGTTAACAATAAGCCAACTCGTTGATCAAGTGAATGAAGATCCTCTTCGTGGCATTGGTCATGAAAAAGTGCTGACACGACTAGAGCTCGATTTACAGGCAAATGGCTTGATTGAAAAGTCAGGTTACACTCCTGAAAGTATTTTAGAAAAGGATCAAATATTTTTCTTACGATCTACTGCAAATCTATCTACAGGTGGAACGGCAATAGATGTAACGGATATTGTGCATCCTGATAACCGAGAAATGGCAGTTAGAGCAATCAAGGCTATCGGTTTAGACGTCGGTGGCGTGGACTTTTTAACGGACGATATTAGTAAATCATATAAAGATATTGGTGGTGCCATTGTTGAATGTAATGCGGCGCCAGGTTTTAGAATGCACGTGGCACCAAGCGAAGGAAAATCACGTGATGTTTCTGGAAAAGTGATGGATATGTTGTTCCCTGCAGGGCAAAGATCGCGTATTCCAGTAGCGGCGATTACGGGGACAAATGGTAAAACAACCACATCTCGTATGTTAGCCAATATTGCTAAAGTAGCGGGATACACCACAGGGATGACCTCAACTGACGGTGTTTACATCGATGGACGTTTGAGTGTGAAAGGCGACATGACCGGCCCTAAATCAGCGCAAATAGTATTACGCGATCCAAGTGTCGATTTTGCTGTGTTAGAAACCGCTCGTGGGGGCATTGTTAAACGAGGTCTAGGCTATCACGAATCGGATGTCTCCTGTTGTATCAATGTTACCGCAGACCATTTAGGCTCCCGCGGTATTGATACTGTTCAGCAACTGGCTAATGTTAAAAGAATCGTCGTTGAAGTGGCTAAGGATACGGCCGTTTTAAATGCTGATGATAAATACTGCCTAGAGATGGCTGATTATTGTAAAGCGAAACACATCTGTTATGTCACTATGGACTCAGGTCATGGATTGGTGCGTGAACATATCAGAAATGGCGGTAAGGCCGTGGTACTTGAAAAAGGCATTAACGGTGACATGATTACCTTCTATGATAACGGCGCCCACATTCCATTACTTTGGACTCATTTAATCCCCTCTACCATGGAAGGTAAAGCACTTCATAATGTTCAAAACGCCATGTTTGCGGCAGCGATGGCCTATGCGTTCAATATCTCACTGGACCACATTAGCCAAGGCTTACGGACATTTACTAACTCCTTCTATCAAGCCCCTGGTCGGATGAATGTTTTTGACGAGCATCCATTTAAAGTGATTTTGGATTACGCCCATAACCCCGCCGCGATAAAAGCGATAACAGACTTGGCGATGCGACTTGATGTTAAAGGTAAGCGTCGTATTGTGATGGCGATGCCGGGTGATCGCCGGGATGAAGATATTATTGAAGCTGCCAGAATCTGTGCAACAGGCTTTGATGAATTTATCTGTAAAGCTGATGATGATCGTCGTCGAAGAGGCTTTGATGAAGTGCCTAAAATGTTACAACAGAGTTTGTTGGCTGCTGGCGTCACTGCGGATCAAATCCAGATTATTCCAAGTGAAATTGAAGCGGTTGAATTCGTACTTAGTGTCAGTGAACCGGGTGATTTGGTCATTGTTTTAGGTGACAATATTACCCGATGTTGGAAACAAATTGTTCATTTCGGAGATGATGGACAAACACGTAACATTAATGAAAAACCATCGTCTGATTACGCTGAAATATTATTCGAACCAGTTGAGCATGCTTTCCTTTTAGAGGAAGGGCAAAGATTGGTGAAAGATGAACGAGGTGTGCGTATTGTCACCCAACATGATGAAGAAGCAGATTAG
- a CDS encoding Mur ligase family protein — protein sequence MIILNFEEVRRITGPNLLSLQPGALIDVYFDGVSHEAVWQCWQQQMSEIFDLLGWQQESLYYRNFSGGMNLSISAPIDALYTACQAVQLAWLLSEAQLLSLPFPDKKIKFNELESNLADEVNPELLALILVANEKGVSYLVDDDYFSLGTGKTCQVWPVTDLPEIVSIDWSSYQKVPAAFITGTNGKSTSVRLASTIARCAGLRAGVTSTDFIRVGETILDTGDYSGPGGARILLRHPETEIAFLEVARGGLLRRGLPVCDNQAALITNIAADHLGQYGINTVPELAEAKFIVDKGLTAAGVLVLNADDGELVRLSATTKHTICWFSMDKYNSLIQANMVSGHTVVFFHEQHIHIVNAEHSFSVAVSEIAMTFNGTAIYNIRNAMGVMGLCCVLGLDEDAILKGLKEFGSDPYDNPGRGNRYQYNGAEVIVDFAHNQHSMNAVIEMAKMIPAKRRLVMFSHAGDRSDQEMMELTDEVAKFEADEYIVAELESYLRGRELGEIPALVKTHLFDIDVAADQITICDSPLAGAKYALTKIEKGDVVLLFALDKRDEIHRLLV from the coding sequence ATGATAATACTAAATTTTGAAGAAGTTCGTCGCATTACTGGACCTAATTTATTATCTCTACAGCCGGGAGCTCTCATCGATGTTTATTTCGACGGTGTTAGCCATGAAGCTGTTTGGCAGTGCTGGCAACAGCAGATGTCTGAAATATTTGACTTGTTAGGTTGGCAGCAAGAAAGTCTCTATTATCGGAATTTTAGTGGTGGGATGAACTTATCCATTTCAGCCCCTATTGATGCGTTATATACTGCATGTCAAGCTGTCCAGCTTGCATGGCTGTTAAGTGAGGCACAATTGCTATCACTTCCTTTCCCTGATAAAAAAATTAAGTTCAACGAATTAGAAAGTAATCTTGCTGATGAAGTGAACCCTGAGCTTTTGGCGCTAATACTAGTAGCCAATGAAAAGGGGGTTAGTTACTTGGTTGATGATGACTATTTTTCACTCGGGACGGGAAAAACTTGTCAAGTTTGGCCCGTCACTGACTTACCTGAGATAGTCAGCATTGACTGGTCGAGTTATCAAAAAGTTCCGGCAGCTTTTATTACTGGCACCAATGGTAAATCAACCAGTGTTCGCCTAGCATCGACAATCGCACGATGTGCAGGTTTACGAGCAGGAGTCACTTCTACAGATTTTATTAGAGTGGGGGAGACCATTTTAGACACAGGTGACTATTCAGGCCCTGGCGGTGCGCGCATATTATTGCGTCACCCTGAAACAGAGATAGCCTTTTTAGAAGTGGCTCGAGGAGGGTTATTGAGACGTGGCTTACCGGTTTGCGATAATCAAGCAGCCTTGATAACCAATATTGCGGCCGATCATTTAGGTCAGTATGGCATCAATACCGTGCCTGAATTGGCTGAAGCTAAGTTTATTGTCGATAAGGGATTAACTGCTGCTGGTGTACTGGTTCTGAATGCCGATGATGGTGAGTTGGTAAGGCTAAGTGCCACTACAAAACACACTATTTGCTGGTTTAGCATGGATAAATATAATTCACTTATTCAAGCTAATATGGTGAGTGGCCATACCGTTGTATTTTTCCATGAGCAACATATCCATATTGTAAATGCAGAACATTCGTTTTCTGTCGCAGTAAGTGAGATTGCGATGACGTTCAACGGTACAGCTATCTATAATATACGTAACGCGATGGGGGTTATGGGTTTGTGCTGTGTGCTCGGACTGGATGAAGATGCCATATTAAAAGGGTTAAAAGAGTTTGGCAGTGATCCCTATGACAACCCTGGGCGAGGTAATCGTTATCAGTATAACGGCGCTGAGGTGATTGTTGATTTTGCTCATAATCAACATAGTATGAATGCCGTGATTGAAATGGCGAAAATGATCCCAGCGAAACGTCGGCTTGTTATGTTCAGCCATGCCGGTGATAGAAGCGATCAAGAGATGATGGAATTAACCGATGAAGTGGCCAAATTTGAAGCGGATGAATACATTGTTGCTGAACTGGAGTCATATCTACGAGGACGTGAACTAGGTGAAATCCCTGCTTTAGTTAAAACTCATCTGTTTGACATTGATGTTGCTGCAGATCAGATCACTATTTGTGACAGTCCATTAGCTGGCGCTAAGTATGCACTGACTAAAATAGAAAAAGGCGATGTCGTGTTGTTATTTGCATTAGATAAGCGGGATGAAATTCATCGATTATTAGTATGA
- a CDS encoding DUF2897 family protein: MTDLETWLIIILVLGVVVSNLAVLKYSAKFKMTQFGKDHKKTISKSAGTGHSDKQSDESLQPSQDEPNSQKAQSSTPSKKDDDKDSDGFW; the protein is encoded by the coding sequence ATGACAGATCTCGAAACCTGGCTCATCATCATATTGGTGTTAGGAGTCGTCGTTAGTAATCTTGCAGTCCTTAAATACAGTGCCAAATTTAAGATGACACAATTTGGTAAAGACCATAAGAAAACGATTAGCAAGAGTGCTGGTACTGGTCATTCGGATAAGCAGTCAGACGAAAGCCTTCAACCGAGTCAAGATGAACCAAATTCACAGAAAGCTCAATCATCAACGCCTTCCAAAAAGGATGACGATAAAGACTCTGATGGATTTTGGTGA
- the kdsB gene encoding 3-deoxy-manno-octulosonate cytidylyltransferase — MNVTLLIPARYGSSRFPGKPLAPINGKPMIQHVYERASLAKGLSAIYVATDDIRIKDAVESFGGKVVMTDPEAASGTDRIDDAIQQLELNDDDIVINVQGDQPLIDPIAIEQLISLFERHPGEFSMATLAVEITKESELDNPNHVKVVFDNNYNALYFSRARIPFGRDNNDHPVYKHLGIYAYTRSFISTFAKLPLGRLEELEKLEQLRALEHGHKIKIAISAFDFPEVDTPEDIRICEARLAVD, encoded by the coding sequence ATGAACGTAACTCTGTTAATCCCTGCTCGCTATGGCTCAAGCCGTTTTCCAGGCAAGCCTTTGGCGCCGATTAACGGTAAGCCAATGATCCAACACGTCTATGAACGTGCATCTTTGGCAAAAGGCCTAAGCGCTATCTATGTCGCAACCGATGATATACGTATCAAAGATGCTGTTGAATCCTTCGGCGGAAAAGTGGTAATGACAGATCCAGAGGCTGCATCCGGAACCGATCGCATCGATGATGCAATTCAACAGCTAGAACTTAACGATGACGATATCGTCATTAATGTGCAGGGCGATCAACCTTTGATTGACCCGATCGCGATTGAACAACTTATCAGCCTTTTTGAGCGCCATCCTGGTGAGTTTAGTATGGCGACACTCGCTGTCGAAATTACTAAAGAGTCAGAACTTGATAATCCAAACCATGTAAAAGTTGTGTTTGATAATAACTATAATGCTCTGTATTTTTCGCGTGCCAGAATTCCTTTTGGCCGTGACAATAATGATCATCCAGTTTATAAGCATTTAGGGATCTACGCTTATACACGTAGTTTTATCTCTACTTTTGCAAAATTGCCACTAGGTCGTTTAGAAGAGCTAGAAAAACTAGAGCAACTTAGGGCGCTGGAACACGGTCACAAGATCAAAATAGCCATCAGTGCTTTTGATTTTCCTGAAGTCGATACCCCAGAAGACATTCGTATTTGTGAAGCTCGTTTAGCCGTCGACTAA